The proteins below come from a single Eucalyptus grandis isolate ANBG69807.140 chromosome 3, ASM1654582v1, whole genome shotgun sequence genomic window:
- the LOC104429994 gene encoding disease resistance protein RUN1-like isoform X1 — MGIDERVEQITSWIDVKFNDTRIVGIWGNIGVGKTTLARVLYNKLSSHFKHLSFVANIRETSLHKGIECLQRQLIDDILRSPNDVSIDKISVIKSQFMNKKVLVLLDDIDAITDFNALIGDISWVKAGSIVIVTTRNKKFLDEAKVDHKYEVNKLTLNESLILFSRHAFQKDYPIKGYEILSHSIVSIIAGLPLALKVIGSCLYEQSRGVWNNISKKLMEVPHQQVQEMLRICYEELNDMEQQIFLDIACFLIGSSKQSPTYMWDACGFFLRNGIEVLSRMSLIEIDEDDKLRMHDQLRDLGQKIVHLENPKEPQERSKLWKYEEAAYVLDSNKGTCKIEALRFDEYGYKRSYKGEQFKELAHLRYLQVCGGNFAGDFQILLSQLRWLQWERCPSNFEAANFHPKKLVVLNLSWSEISEDWGGWDPLKMATQLKVLNLTGCLSLRSTPDLSAFESLEILILEECENLEMIHHSIMLIKSLISLNVNGCRRLEELPIRIGRME, encoded by the exons AGATGTTAAATTTAATGATACAAGGATTGTCGGAATTTGGGGAAATATTGGCGTCGGTAAAACAACTCTTGCAAGGGTCCTGTACAACAAGCTTTCTAGTCATTTCAAACATCTTAGCTTTGTGGCAAATATTCGAGAAACATCTTTGCACAAGGGTATTGAATGTCTGCAAAGGCAGCTCATTGACGATATACTAAGGAGTCCAAACGACGTGTCTATCGACAAAATCAGTGTCATCAAGTCTCAATTTATGAATAAGAAAGTTCTTGTACTACTTGATGATATAGATGCCATTACTGATTTTAATGCTTTGATTGGAGACATTAGTTGGGTTAAAGCAGGAAGTATAGTCATCGTCACAACGAGAAACAAGAAATTTCTCGATGAGGCTAAGGTGGACCATAAGTACGAAGTCAATAAGTTGACTCTGAAtgaatcattgattttatttagtagaCATGCATTTCAAAAGGATTATCCTATTAAAGGTTATGAGATTCTCTCTCATAGTATCGTATCCATAATAGCTGGACTTCCCTTGGCTCTTAAAGTTATAGGTTCTTGTTTATATGAACAGAGCAGAGGAGTATGGaataatatatcaaagaaattaatGGAAGTGCCTCATCAGCAAGTACAAGAGATGTTGAGGATATGTTATGAAGAATTAAATGATATGgagcaacaaatttttttggatatagcATGTTTTCTTATTGGATCATCTAAGCAAAGTCCTACTTATATGTGGGATGCCTGTGGTTTTTTCCTGAGAAATGGGATTGAAGTATTGAGTCGTATGTCTTTAATTGAGATTGACGAAGATGACAAGCTaaggatgcatgatcaactaaGAGATTTGGGACAGAAAATTGTTCATCTAGAAAATCCAAAGGAACCACAAGAGCGTAGCAAATTATGGAAATATGAAGAAGCAGCGTATGTGCTTGACAGCAACAAG GGCACTTGTAAGATTGAGGCCCTTCGTTTTGACGAATATGGCTACAAAAGAAGCTACAAAGGTGAACAATTTAAAGAACTAGCCCACTTGAGGTACCTTCAAGTGTGTGGTGGGAATTTCGCTggagattttcaaattttactttCTCAATTAAGATGGCTTCAATGGGAGCGTTGTCCCTCGAATTTCGAAGCGGCcaattttcatccaaaaaagtTAGTCGTGCTCAATCTATCGTGGAGTGAGATTTCAGAGGATTGGGGAGGATGGGATCCACTGAAG atGGCAACCCAGCTCAAAGTTCTCAACCTTACAGGTTGTCTTTCTTTAAGAAGCACTCCTGACTTGTCTGCTTTCGAAAGCTTGGAGATTTTGATTCTTGAAGAATGTGAGAATCTGGAAATGATTCATCATTCTATCATGCTCATCAAGTCCCTTATCTCTTTGAATGTCAACGGTTGTAGGAGATTGGAGGAACTACCGATAAGAATAGGTAGAATGGAATAA
- the LOC104429994 gene encoding disease resistance protein RUN1-like isoform X2 — protein MGIDERVEQITSWIDVKFNDTRIVGIWGNIGVGKTTLARVLYNKLSSHFKHLSFVANIRETSLHKGIECLQRQLIDDILRSPNDVSIDKISVIKSQFMNKKVLVLLDDIDAITDFNALIGDISWVKAGSIVIVTTRNKKFLDEAKVDHKYEVNKLTLNESLILFSRHAFQKDYPIKGYEILSHSIVSIIAGLPLALKVIGSCLYEQSRGVWNNISKKLMEVPHQQVQEMLRICYEELNDMEQQIFLDIACFLIGSSKQSPTYMWDACGFFLRNGIEVLSRMSLIEIDEDDKLRMHDQLRDLGQKIVHLENPKEPQERSKLWKYEEAAYVLDSNKGTCKIEALRFDEYGYKRSYKGEQFKELAHLRYLQVCGGNFAGDFQILLSQLRWLQWERCPSNFEAANFHPKKLVVLNLSWSEISEDWGGWDPLKVVFL, from the exons AGATGTTAAATTTAATGATACAAGGATTGTCGGAATTTGGGGAAATATTGGCGTCGGTAAAACAACTCTTGCAAGGGTCCTGTACAACAAGCTTTCTAGTCATTTCAAACATCTTAGCTTTGTGGCAAATATTCGAGAAACATCTTTGCACAAGGGTATTGAATGTCTGCAAAGGCAGCTCATTGACGATATACTAAGGAGTCCAAACGACGTGTCTATCGACAAAATCAGTGTCATCAAGTCTCAATTTATGAATAAGAAAGTTCTTGTACTACTTGATGATATAGATGCCATTACTGATTTTAATGCTTTGATTGGAGACATTAGTTGGGTTAAAGCAGGAAGTATAGTCATCGTCACAACGAGAAACAAGAAATTTCTCGATGAGGCTAAGGTGGACCATAAGTACGAAGTCAATAAGTTGACTCTGAAtgaatcattgattttatttagtagaCATGCATTTCAAAAGGATTATCCTATTAAAGGTTATGAGATTCTCTCTCATAGTATCGTATCCATAATAGCTGGACTTCCCTTGGCTCTTAAAGTTATAGGTTCTTGTTTATATGAACAGAGCAGAGGAGTATGGaataatatatcaaagaaattaatGGAAGTGCCTCATCAGCAAGTACAAGAGATGTTGAGGATATGTTATGAAGAATTAAATGATATGgagcaacaaatttttttggatatagcATGTTTTCTTATTGGATCATCTAAGCAAAGTCCTACTTATATGTGGGATGCCTGTGGTTTTTTCCTGAGAAATGGGATTGAAGTATTGAGTCGTATGTCTTTAATTGAGATTGACGAAGATGACAAGCTaaggatgcatgatcaactaaGAGATTTGGGACAGAAAATTGTTCATCTAGAAAATCCAAAGGAACCACAAGAGCGTAGCAAATTATGGAAATATGAAGAAGCAGCGTATGTGCTTGACAGCAACAAG GGCACTTGTAAGATTGAGGCCCTTCGTTTTGACGAATATGGCTACAAAAGAAGCTACAAAGGTGAACAATTTAAAGAACTAGCCCACTTGAGGTACCTTCAAGTGTGTGGTGGGAATTTCGCTggagattttcaaattttactttCTCAATTAAGATGGCTTCAATGGGAGCGTTGTCCCTCGAATTTCGAAGCGGCcaattttcatccaaaaaagtTAGTCGTGCTCAATCTATCGTGGAGTGAGATTTCAGAGGATTGGGGAGGATGGGATCCACTGAAG GTTGTCTTTCTTTAA